The following proteins come from a genomic window of Frankia casuarinae:
- a CDS encoding ATP-binding protein, translated as MAFVNRTDELAALEAWWRSTDPRPAVVGGRRRVGKTALLQRFAQGRRSVSHTGAGRAAVGELAQLSRQAAIALPGRIRDLAARPYLDWDDALDDLAAAAEQEPLLVILDEFPEIVATSPELPGVLRAFLDRTAGRTRLRMLVCGSAVRHMTALQEQRAPLYGRFDLSLSLHPFRPHEAALMLPSLTPSDRALVYGLVGGVPLYLSWWDQGADLADNLLRLACRPGAPLLTEGQLVLATEVEHGEYPAAVLHAIAEGRTQYNEIKDYIRAEPARTLDRLVELRLVERLMPVTEPARSRRRVYRIADNFLAFYLGVLSRYRAEIERGLGKALLPVLIESLDDHLGKPWEEAFREHLRRLAVVGALGRDIVAVGPYWNAGGQNEIDAVVLAGRDRHPVLFGEAKWARSVDGRRISSRLLEKAHAITSAVPAASERQTDDGAAGPDSGGTEGSARARLALCAREEIRNAPPGCLTVTAADIFD; from the coding sequence GTGGCCTTTGTGAATCGCACCGACGAACTCGCCGCTCTGGAGGCGTGGTGGCGCTCGACCGACCCCCGGCCGGCGGTGGTGGGGGGACGGCGACGGGTCGGCAAAACCGCGCTGTTGCAGCGCTTCGCCCAGGGCCGTCGGTCGGTGTCCCACACCGGAGCCGGTCGGGCGGCAGTTGGGGAACTGGCGCAACTATCCCGTCAGGCGGCCATCGCGCTACCGGGGCGAATCCGTGATCTCGCTGCTCGTCCCTATCTCGACTGGGACGACGCGCTCGACGACCTCGCCGCGGCGGCTGAGCAGGAGCCGCTCCTCGTCATCCTGGACGAGTTTCCCGAGATCGTCGCCACCTCACCCGAACTGCCCGGAGTCCTGCGGGCCTTCCTCGATCGAACAGCCGGCCGGACCAGGCTGCGGATGCTCGTGTGCGGGTCGGCCGTGCGGCACATGACCGCGCTACAGGAGCAGCGGGCGCCTCTGTACGGCAGATTTGATCTGTCACTGTCGCTGCATCCGTTCCGTCCGCACGAGGCCGCACTCATGCTGCCCAGCCTGACGCCATCCGACCGGGCGCTCGTCTACGGGCTGGTTGGCGGAGTTCCGTTGTATCTGTCGTGGTGGGACCAGGGCGCCGATCTCGCTGACAACCTGCTACGGCTGGCCTGCCGGCCCGGGGCGCCGCTGCTCACCGAGGGCCAACTCGTGCTTGCCACCGAGGTGGAGCACGGTGAATACCCGGCGGCCGTGCTCCACGCGATCGCCGAGGGCCGCACCCAGTACAACGAGATCAAGGACTATATTCGGGCTGAACCGGCCCGTACTCTGGATCGGCTCGTCGAGCTGCGGCTGGTCGAACGGCTGATGCCCGTCACCGAACCAGCGCGCAGCCGTCGGCGCGTCTACCGGATCGCCGACAATTTCCTCGCTTTCTATCTCGGCGTGCTGTCTCGGTACCGCGCGGAGATCGAGCGTGGATTAGGGAAAGCACTGCTGCCAGTACTGATCGAGAGTCTGGACGACCATCTCGGCAAACCGTGGGAGGAAGCGTTTCGCGAGCACCTACGCCGACTCGCGGTCGTCGGCGCGCTGGGCAGGGACATCGTCGCGGTCGGGCCTTATTGGAACGCGGGTGGGCAGAACGAGATCGATGCGGTCGTGCTCGCGGGCAGGGACCGACACCCGGTTCTGTTCGGCGAGGCGAAGTGGGCGCGCTCTGTTGACGGTCGACGGATCTCCAGCCGGCTCCTGGAAAAGGCTCACGCTATTACATCGGCCGTTCCAGCAGCCTCGGAGCGCCAGACAGACGACGGAGCTGCCGGCCCTGACAGTGGCGGGACCGAAGGCTCTGCCCGGGCGCGCCTCGCGCTGTGCGCTCGCGAGGAGATCCGTAACGCGCCGCCAGGATGTCTCACCGTCACTGCCGCCGACATCTTCGATTAG
- a CDS encoding ATP-binding cassette domain-containing protein: MSTATRTDPRSPDPRSPDPRSPDPRSPAPHVADRSDVIRVHGARENNLRDVSIEIPKRRLTVFTGVSGSGKSSLVFGTIAAESQRLINETYSAFVQGFMPTLARPEVDVLEGLTTAIIVDQQRMGADARSTVGTATDANAMLRILFSRLGEPHIGSPNAFSFNVPSVRAAGAVTVERGAGKTKTVKQTYTRAGGMCPRCEGRGTVSEIDLTQLFDDSKSLAEGAITIPGYKVDGWWTVGIFIESGFLDPNKPIRQYTKKELRDFLYKEPTKVKVNGVNLTYEGLVPKVQKSFLAKDPDALQPHIRAFVDRAVTFTACPDCGGTRLSEAARSSRIKGINIADACAMQISDLAEWVRGLDEPSVAPLLATLRRTLDSFVEIGLGYLSLDRPSGTLSGGEAQRVKMIRHLGSSLTDVTYVFDEPTTGLHPHDIRRMNDLLLRLRDKGNTVLVVEHEPETIAIADHVVDLGPGAGTAGGTVCFEGTVEGLRVSGTRTGRHLDDRAALKEAVRTPTGRLAIRGATAHNLRGVDVDIPLGVLVVVTGVAGSGKSSLVHGSIPHLSGPAGAGVVSIDQGAIRGSRRSNPATYTGLLDPIRKAFAKAGGVKPALFSANSEGACPTCNGVGVIYTDLAMMAGVATTCEECEGKRFEASVLEHHLGDRDISEVLAMSVTEAEEFFGAGEARTPAAHAILNRLADVGLGYLSLGQPLTTLSGGERQRLKLATHLAEKGGVYVLDEPTTGLHLADVEQLLGLLDRLVDAGKSVIVIEHHQAVMAHADWIIDLGPGAGHDGGRIVFEGTPADLVAARSTLTGEHLAAYVGT; encoded by the coding sequence ATGAGCACGGCCACGAGGACGGACCCGCGGTCGCCGGACCCGCGGTCGCCGGACCCGCGGTCGCCGGACCCGCGGTCGCCGGCGCCGCACGTTGCCGACCGCAGCGATGTGATCCGCGTGCACGGCGCGCGCGAGAACAACCTCAGGGACGTCAGCATCGAGATCCCGAAGCGCCGGCTGACGGTGTTCACCGGCGTCTCCGGCTCGGGCAAGAGCTCGCTGGTGTTCGGCACGATCGCCGCCGAGTCGCAGCGGCTGATCAACGAGACGTACAGCGCCTTCGTGCAGGGCTTCATGCCGACGCTGGCGCGGCCCGAGGTCGACGTACTCGAAGGGCTGACAACCGCGATCATCGTCGACCAGCAGCGGATGGGAGCCGACGCCCGCTCCACGGTCGGCACCGCCACCGACGCGAACGCGATGCTGCGCATCCTGTTCAGCCGGCTCGGCGAGCCACACATCGGCTCGCCCAACGCGTTCTCCTTCAACGTCCCCTCGGTCCGAGCGGCCGGCGCGGTCACGGTCGAACGCGGTGCCGGTAAGACCAAGACCGTGAAACAGACCTACACCCGCGCCGGCGGCATGTGCCCGCGCTGCGAAGGCCGGGGCACGGTCTCCGAGATCGACCTCACCCAGCTTTTCGACGACTCCAAGTCGCTCGCCGAGGGCGCGATCACCATTCCCGGCTACAAGGTGGACGGCTGGTGGACGGTGGGGATCTTCATCGAGTCGGGCTTCCTCGACCCGAACAAGCCGATCCGCCAGTACACGAAGAAGGAACTCCGGGACTTCCTCTACAAGGAACCGACCAAGGTGAAGGTCAACGGTGTCAACCTCACCTACGAGGGGCTGGTCCCCAAGGTCCAGAAGTCGTTCCTCGCCAAGGATCCCGACGCCCTGCAGCCGCATATCCGGGCGTTCGTGGACCGGGCGGTCACCTTCACCGCCTGTCCCGACTGCGGCGGCACCCGGCTCAGCGAGGCGGCTCGGTCCTCCAGGATCAAAGGGATCAACATCGCCGACGCCTGCGCGATGCAGATCAGTGACCTGGCCGAATGGGTCCGCGGCCTCGACGAGCCGTCGGTCGCGCCGCTGCTCGCCACGCTGCGGCGGACCCTCGACTCGTTCGTGGAGATCGGGCTGGGCTACCTCTCGCTCGACCGGCCGTCGGGCACGCTGTCGGGCGGCGAGGCGCAGCGGGTCAAGATGATCCGCCACCTCGGCTCCTCCCTCACCGACGTCACCTACGTCTTCGACGAGCCCACCACGGGCCTGCACCCCCATGACATCCGGCGGATGAACGACCTGCTGCTACGGCTGCGGGACAAGGGCAACACGGTGCTCGTCGTGGAGCACGAGCCGGAGACGATCGCGATCGCCGACCACGTCGTCGACCTCGGCCCCGGCGCCGGAACAGCGGGCGGCACCGTCTGCTTCGAGGGCACCGTCGAGGGGCTGCGGGTCAGCGGCACCCGCACCGGCCGCCATCTCGACGACCGGGCCGCCCTCAAGGAGGCGGTGCGGACGCCCACCGGCCGGCTAGCGATCCGCGGCGCGACGGCGCACAACCTGCGCGGCGTCGACGTCGACATCCCGCTCGGGGTGCTTGTCGTCGTCACCGGCGTCGCCGGCTCCGGCAAGAGCTCGCTCGTGCACGGGTCGATCCCCCATCTCTCGGGGCCAGCCGGCGCGGGTGTGGTGTCGATCGACCAGGGCGCGATCCGCGGCTCGCGACGGAGCAACCCGGCGACGTACACCGGACTGCTCGACCCGATCCGCAAGGCGTTCGCGAAGGCGGGCGGCGTGAAGCCGGCGCTGTTCAGCGCCAACTCCGAGGGCGCCTGCCCCACCTGCAACGGCGTCGGGGTCATCTACACCGACCTGGCGATGATGGCCGGCGTCGCCACCACCTGCGAGGAGTGCGAGGGGAAACGGTTTGAAGCATCGGTGCTGGAGCACCATCTCGGCGACCGCGACATCAGTGAGGTGCTCGCGATGTCGGTGACCGAGGCCGAGGAGTTCTTCGGCGCCGGGGAGGCGCGCACGCCGGCCGCGCACGCCATCCTCAACCGGCTCGCCGACGTCGGGCTCGGCTACCTCAGCCTCGGCCAGCCGCTCACCACGCTGTCCGGCGGCGAGCGGCAGCGGCTCAAGCTGGCCACCCACCTGGCCGAGAAGGGCGGCGTCTACGTCCTCGACGAGCCGACCACCGGCCTGCACCTCGCCGACGTCGAGCAGCTGCTCGGCCTGCTCGACCGGCTCGTCGACGCCGGCAAGTCGGTCATCGTCATCGAGCACCACCAGGCGGTCATGGCGCACGCCGACTGGATCATCGACCTCGGTCCCGGCGCTGGCCACGACGGCGGCCGGATCGTCTTCGAGGGCACCCCCGCCGACCTCGTCGCAGCCCGCTCCACCCTCACCGGCGAGCACCTCGCGGCCTACGTCGGCACCTGA
- a CDS encoding helix-turn-helix domain-containing protein, giving the protein MTSRPVAARRLIDLARLRRVRDRIDREYARPLDVEALARGAHMSAGHLSREFRLAYGESPYAYLMARRIERAMALLRRGDLSVTEVCFAVGCSSLATAALDGTFARLQASGAEVVQEPTEQPYGVRDCASRDPAGNLIRINELR; this is encoded by the coding sequence GTGACGAGCAGACCCGTCGCGGCGCGGCGCCTGATCGACCTCGCGCGGCTGCGCCGCGTCCGCGACCGGATCGACCGGGAGTACGCGCGGCCGCTGGATGTCGAGGCGCTCGCCCGCGGCGCGCACATGTCGGCCGGGCATCTCAGCCGCGAGTTCCGGCTCGCCTACGGCGAGTCGCCGTACGCCTATCTGATGGCGCGGCGCATCGAGCGCGCAATGGCGCTGCTGCGTCGTGGCGACCTGAGTGTCACCGAGGTCTGTTTCGCGGTCGGCTGCTCGTCGCTGGCCACCGCCGCCCTCGACGGCACCTTCGCGCGGCTGCAGGCCAGCGGCGCCGAGGTCGTCCAGGAGCCGACCGAGCAGCCGTACGGCGTTCGCGACTGCGCCTCCCGCGATCCCGCGGGCAACCTGATCCGCATCAACGAGCTCCGCTGA
- a CDS encoding TetR/AcrR family transcriptional regulator has protein sequence MTDHPIPVRPGRKRSEESRLAILAAAIELVGEVGYAGLTIEGIAARSGAGKQTIYRWWPSKADVLLDALATKADLHVPIPDEGSYTADLRAFLTASFRLGRDQRVADALRALMAHAQIDEEFRGRFRSSFLQRRRDALGIILDRARTRGELPPVPSPGTAADLVFGVIWYRMLATSQPVDENLIDELVTTLTEPRPAVGTSTPAARKGT, from the coding sequence GTGACCGACCACCCCATCCCGGTCCGACCCGGACGCAAGCGCAGCGAGGAGAGCCGGCTGGCCATCCTTGCCGCGGCGATCGAGCTCGTGGGAGAGGTTGGCTACGCAGGCTTGACGATCGAGGGCATCGCGGCCCGCTCCGGCGCGGGCAAACAGACGATCTACCGCTGGTGGCCGTCCAAGGCCGACGTGCTGCTTGACGCGCTGGCCACCAAGGCCGACCTGCACGTGCCCATCCCGGACGAGGGCAGTTACACCGCCGACCTGCGTGCCTTCCTCACGGCTAGCTTCCGGCTGGGCCGTGACCAGCGGGTAGCCGATGCACTGCGCGCACTGATGGCCCACGCTCAGATCGACGAGGAGTTCCGGGGACGGTTCCGCTCCTCGTTCTTGCAGCGCCGCCGTGACGCGCTCGGGATCATCCTCGACCGGGCCCGGACCCGCGGCGAGCTGCCACCCGTCCCTTCCCCTGGCACCGCCGCTGACCTCGTCTTCGGCGTCATCTGGTACCGGATGCTTGCCACCAGCCAACCCGTTGACGAGAATCTGATCGACGAACTCGTAACCACGCTCACCGAACCACGACCCGCCGTCGGCACATCCACTCCAGCAGCGAGGAAGGGCACATGA
- a CDS encoding SDR family oxidoreductase: MSEHTALVVGGTSGIGLATARRLQALGATVHVVGRGKQRLDDVAASDPELIVHRADGGNRAEISAVIETIGRIDWLIISLSGSEGSGSVADLDFDMLRRAFDAKFWAHLTTIQAAVPHLTATGSITLLGAITARAGMPGTAGIAALNGAVEALVKPLAMELAPIRVNGVSPGLVDTPWWSGIPDEARKAYFAQAAQALPTQRIATADDIAEVTVVAATNANLTGTVIETDGGARLVSMG; the protein is encoded by the coding sequence GTGAGCGAGCACACCGCGCTGGTCGTCGGGGGAACGTCTGGGATCGGGTTGGCCACCGCCCGGCGGCTGCAAGCCCTTGGCGCAACGGTCCACGTTGTCGGCCGCGGCAAGCAGCGGCTCGATGACGTCGCGGCCAGCGACCCGGAGCTGATCGTCCACCGGGCGGACGGCGGCAACCGTGCCGAGATCAGCGCCGTCATCGAGACGATCGGCCGAATCGACTGGCTGATCATCAGCCTCAGTGGCAGCGAAGGTTCGGGATCTGTCGCTGACCTGGACTTCGACATGCTCCGCCGAGCCTTCGACGCGAAGTTCTGGGCTCACCTCACCACCATCCAGGCGGCTGTGCCGCACCTCACAGCGACCGGCTCCATCACGTTGCTCGGCGCGATCACCGCCCGCGCCGGAATGCCAGGAACCGCAGGCATCGCAGCCCTCAACGGCGCCGTCGAGGCCCTGGTCAAGCCGCTTGCTATGGAACTCGCGCCGATCCGGGTCAACGGCGTCTCCCCCGGCCTGGTCGACACCCCCTGGTGGAGTGGCATACCCGACGAGGCCCGGAAGGCATACTTCGCCCAAGCCGCCCAGGCGCTCCCCACCCAGCGGATCGCGACCGCGGACGACATCGCCGAGGTCACCGTCGTCGCAGCCACCAACGCCAACCTCACCGGCACAGTCATCGAGACCGACGGCGGGGCCCGTCTCGTGTCGATGGGCTGA